The genomic window AGCGAGGCATCGAACGCTGATCGACCGGGGCCTGAACTGGCTCTGCGAGAACCAGAACGACGATGGCGGATGGGGCGACACCATCCAGAGTCCGAGCAATCTCAGCACGACACTGCTATGCTATTCAGCGTTGGCCGTTGCAGAGGGTGGCAACCTCAAGTCCGAAGGACTTGGGGATGGTTTGCCCGAACGGGCCATCCCCAAGCGGCGCCTGAGGTTGCCGGGCGCCCTTGAGAAGACAGAGGTGTGGCTTCGTCGCGAAGTCGGCTCGTTCGAACCGGAAGCCTTAGCCGGGGCGGTGATCGGGCGATATGGCAAGGACCGCACGTTCTCGGTTCCGATTCTGACGATGTGCGCGCTGGCGGGGCGGCTGGGCGCCGGATCACAGGTGTGGCGCCGCGTCAAGCCGCTGCCCTTTGAGCTGGCGGTCCTGCCGCACCGGCTGTACAAGTGGTTGCGGCTGCCCGTGGTCAGCTACGCATTGCCCGCTCTGATTGCCATTGGGCAGGCCCGCTATGCCCATCGCAGGCCCCGTTGTCCGGTGTCGTGGCTCGTTCGCCATCTGGCGAGAAGGCGAAGCCTCGATGTGCTGACGACGCTCCAGCCGACCAACGGTGGCTTCCTTGAAGCGGCTCCGTTGACCTCGTTCGTCGTGATGAGCCTGGCCTCCTGCGGGCAGGCCGACCACCCAGTCGTCTCCAAAGGGGTCGAGTTCCTTCTCGCCTCAATCCGCGACGACGGCAGTTGGCCGATCGACACGAACCTTGCGATCTGGGGCACGACGCTCTCGATCGCCGCTCTGGCCGCATGGGCTGAAGCCCATCCTACATTGCCGGCAACCGAGCGCCGACGGCTGATCGATTGGCTGTTGGCCTGCCAGCACACGCGTGTGCATCCCTACACGCAGGCGGCGCCCGGAGGCTGGGCGTGGACGAATCTGCCCGGGGCGGTCCCCGATGCCGACGACACCGCCGGTGCACTGCTCGCATTGCACCACCTCGGCGTCCGGAACGAAGTGGTCTCGAAAGCTGTCACGGCGGGAATCGGATGGCTGCTCGATCTTCAGAACCGCGACGGGGGGATACCGACGTTCTGCCGCGGTTGGACGAAGTTGCCCTTTGACCGAAGCGCGCCGGACATCACCGCTCATGCGCTCGGTGCGATGGGAGCCTGGCTGAACGAACTGCCGGCCAGCCTGAGGCAGCGAACGGACGCCGGGATGGTCCGAGCGATGGACTATCTCAAGGCGGCCCAGCATGAGGACGGTTCGTGGGCGCCGCTGTGGTTCGGCAATCAATCGGCGCCGAACAAGGAGAATCCCGTTTACGGCACGAGCCGGGTGCTGACTCACCTGTCGCGCGTTCCGGCCGCTCGCAGAGAGCGAGTGGCTAGTGAGTGCGAGCGGGCCCTGCACTGGCTCATGGGGGCGCAGAACGCCGATGGAGGCTGGGGTGGTGCGGCCTCCGTCGCGTCGTCTATTGAGGAGACCGCATTGGCTGTCGATGCACTGGCCGAGTGTCTACACCGGAGAGCGATACCGGGGCCTGCGACGGTCCACGCGACGCATCGCGGCGCCGACTGGCTCATCTGCCATACCGAGCGGGGCACATCGGTTCCGGCCTCACCGATCGGGTTGTACTTCGCGCAGCTCTGGTATTACGAGGAACTCTATCCTCTGGTCTTCGCCCTGTCGGCGCTTGGCAAGGTCCAGCGACTGCCAGGTGCCTGAGAACATGGCCGAAACACAAGCCGGGCTCGTTCGAACCCTGCGGTCGTGTCGGCGAAAGAGAGGCCCCTGCGCGGCGGAGGGAGAGGAAAAGCGAGATAACGCGCAGGGGCTTGCAGACTCCGGTCTTCACACAGGAATCAGACCATGTCTTTGAGGTTCTTCAGAGGCCGAATCTTTACCACATTCCTTGCGGGTTTGGCTTTGAACGTGGTTTCTTCGCCGGTGAAGGGATTGACACCCTTGCGGGCCTTGGTTGCGGGCTTTCGCACGACCACCAGCTTCATCAGGCCCGGGATCGTGTAGGCGCCCGGCCCGCGGCTGGAGAGGCTCTTCTTGATCTGACCGGCCATCGCCTCGAACACGGAGTTCACCTGCTTCTTGGTCAGCCCGGTCGTCTCGGCGATCCCCACGACGACCTCACTCTTGCTCATGGGTTTGGCAGGTGCTTTCGCTGCTGTTGTCTTCGCCATAACAAATGGCCTCCTTGCATCAAATAGAGATAGAACGTAGT from Anaerobaca lacustris includes these protein-coding regions:
- a CDS encoding prenyltransferase/squalene oxidase repeat-containing protein, which produces MMRVDQEALNQTVMALRERLLGLRNAEGHWVGHLSSSALSTATAVFALAQVDAARHRTLIDRGLNWLCENQNDDGGWGDTIQSPSNLSTTLLCYSALAVAEGGNLKSEGLGDGLPERAIPKRRLRLPGALEKTEVWLRREVGSFEPEALAGAVIGRYGKDRTFSVPILTMCALAGRLGAGSQVWRRVKPLPFELAVLPHRLYKWLRLPVVSYALPALIAIGQARYAHRRPRCPVSWLVRHLARRRSLDVLTTLQPTNGGFLEAAPLTSFVVMSLASCGQADHPVVSKGVEFLLASIRDDGSWPIDTNLAIWGTTLSIAALAAWAEAHPTLPATERRRLIDWLLACQHTRVHPYTQAAPGGWAWTNLPGAVPDADDTAGALLALHHLGVRNEVVSKAVTAGIGWLLDLQNRDGGIPTFCRGWTKLPFDRSAPDITAHALGAMGAWLNELPASLRQRTDAGMVRAMDYLKAAQHEDGSWAPLWFGNQSAPNKENPVYGTSRVLTHLSRVPAARRERVASECERALHWLMGAQNADGGWGGAASVASSIEETALAVDALAECLHRRAIPGPATVHATHRGADWLICHTERGTSVPASPIGLYFAQLWYYEELYPLVFALSALGKVQRLPGA
- a CDS encoding HU family DNA-binding protein; its protein translation is MAKTTAAKAPAKPMSKSEVVVGIAETTGLTKKQVNSVFEAMAGQIKKSLSSRGPGAYTIPGLMKLVVVRKPATKARKGVNPFTGEETTFKAKPARNVVKIRPLKNLKDMV